The Algoriphagus sanaruensis genome window below encodes:
- a CDS encoding ABC transporter permease, whose amino-acid sequence MKWSLIFEIARALMLARLKQTLVAATGVMFSITMFVALLGFMNGLNSLLDGLILNRTPHIRFYNEIKPNPSQPIDRSEEFHQSLNIIRSIKPSTSRLAIYNSQAIIENLEDDPRILGVSPKIAAQVFFNVGTIDLTGIVNGIDVEKEAELFAFKDYVTTGNYSDLQQNNTIILGKGAADRMMADIGDIIQATTSQGNRVQLKVVGYYQSGLADFDNSNSYASISSVQKMLGESPSYITDIQVKLHDFNQAPTLAKELGEIYQIDADDIQTVNAQFETGTNIRTLISYAVGITLLVVSGFGIYNILNMMIYEKLDTIAILKATGFSGTDVNRIFITIALIIGIVGGCLGLIFGFLAGLGIDQIPFETEALPTVKTFPVDYNPKYYLIGGIFSLITTYFAGYFPARKASGVDPVEIIRGK is encoded by the coding sequence ATGAAATGGTCTTTAATCTTTGAAATCGCAAGGGCCTTAATGCTGGCCCGCTTGAAGCAGACTTTGGTTGCGGCTACCGGTGTGATGTTCAGTATCACCATGTTTGTTGCCTTATTGGGGTTTATGAATGGGCTCAATTCCTTATTGGATGGCTTAATTTTAAATCGAACCCCACATATCCGATTTTACAACGAAATCAAACCCAATCCTTCCCAACCCATCGATCGAAGCGAAGAATTTCATCAGTCATTAAACATCATTCGATCGATCAAACCCAGTACCTCTAGACTTGCGATTTATAATAGCCAGGCGATCATCGAAAACTTGGAAGATGATCCACGAATTCTTGGTGTAAGTCCTAAAATAGCCGCACAGGTTTTCTTTAACGTCGGGACAATCGACCTCACTGGAATCGTCAATGGAATCGATGTCGAAAAAGAGGCAGAATTATTCGCTTTTAAAGACTATGTGACTACTGGAAATTATTCCGATCTGCAACAAAACAATACCATCATCTTAGGTAAAGGTGCTGCTGATCGAATGATGGCGGATATTGGCGATATCATTCAAGCTACCACTTCCCAAGGAAATCGGGTTCAGTTAAAAGTGGTGGGCTATTATCAAAGTGGATTAGCAGATTTTGACAATTCCAACAGCTATGCATCCATATCCTCTGTGCAAAAAATGCTAGGAGAATCCCCTTCCTACATCACTGACATTCAGGTCAAACTCCATGATTTCAATCAAGCTCCAACCTTAGCCAAGGAATTAGGAGAAATTTACCAAATTGATGCGGATGATATTCAGACGGTAAATGCCCAATTTGAAACAGGAACCAATATCCGAACCTTGATCAGCTATGCAGTAGGGATTACGCTTTTGGTGGTTTCGGGATTTGGCATTTACAACATCTTGAACATGATGATTTATGAGAAATTGGATACCATTGCCATTCTCAAGGCAACCGGATTTAGTGGGACAGATGTCAACCGAATTTTTATCACCATCGCACTCATTATCGGAATTGTTGGTGGATGCCTTGGATTGATTTTTGGTTTTTTGGCTGGATTAGGTATCGATCAAATTCCATTTGAAACAGAGGCATTACCCACGGTTAAAACTTTTCCAGTAGACTACAATCCAAAATACTATCTGATCGGAGGAATTTTCAGTTTAATCACCACGTATTTTGCGGGGTATTTCCCGGCTAGAAAAGCTTCTGGAGTAGACCCTGTCGAAATAATTCGAGGAAAATAA
- a CDS encoding efflux RND transporter periplasmic adaptor subunit: MKNIFALFVETHPAQSMNRFDFKFNSSFKFSLFLFIVVLSGCSPSEDTPIFPEKKSISESVYASGVIKAKDQYEAYALANGPIQEFFVKEGDTVRVGTPILKIFNESEKLRRENAELAQKYADQQSNQTRLKDLELNIKLAKDKLTNDSLIWAKTQSLWNQGIGTEIELEQKKLAFQSSKTSYESSLLKYQDLQREITFNSQSASKNLRISEILENEYILRSKIDGIVYSLPKEIGEMVSPQVTLAVIGSTSDFYLELQIDEYDISKVKQGQRVMVIMDSFKDQTFEAEVTRIIPIMDSKSKTFTVEAEFTQAPERLFPNLTLEANILTNKRESTLVIPRKYVFRDSLVIAESGDTLRVKTGIKNYEFTEILEGLTEETGLILPKR; the protein is encoded by the coding sequence TTGAAGAATATATTTGCTTTATTTGTGGAGACCCACCCTGCCCAGTCTATGAATCGATTTGACTTCAAATTCAATTCTTCGTTCAAGTTTTCCCTCTTTTTATTTATTGTGGTTTTAAGCGGATGTTCCCCTTCAGAAGACACTCCTATTTTTCCAGAGAAAAAATCAATTTCAGAATCAGTCTATGCCTCAGGGGTAATCAAAGCAAAGGACCAGTATGAAGCCTATGCTTTGGCGAATGGCCCCATCCAAGAGTTTTTTGTCAAGGAGGGGGATACTGTTCGAGTAGGAACTCCAATTCTTAAGATTTTCAATGAGTCAGAAAAACTACGACGGGAAAATGCTGAGCTAGCTCAAAAATATGCGGACCAACAATCCAACCAAACAAGGCTTAAAGACCTCGAGCTAAACATTAAATTGGCAAAAGACAAACTAACCAATGACTCCTTGATTTGGGCTAAAACTCAATCACTTTGGAATCAAGGAATTGGGACAGAAATTGAGTTAGAACAAAAAAAACTAGCCTTTCAAAGTTCAAAAACGAGCTATGAATCCTCTCTTCTAAAGTATCAGGATCTCCAACGCGAAATAACGTTCAATTCTCAAAGTGCTTCAAAGAATTTAAGGATTTCAGAAATACTTGAAAACGAATACATCTTGAGAAGCAAAATCGATGGAATCGTTTATTCCCTCCCAAAAGAAATCGGGGAAATGGTAAGCCCGCAAGTTACTTTGGCGGTAATTGGAAGTACCTCTGATTTTTACCTGGAACTCCAGATCGACGAATACGACATTTCAAAAGTGAAACAAGGACAACGGGTCATGGTGATCATGGATAGTTTCAAAGACCAAACATTTGAAGCAGAAGTAACTCGTATCATCCCGATCATGGACTCCAAAAGCAAGACTTTTACTGTAGAAGCTGAGTTTACACAAGCGCCAGAAAGACTTTTCCCAAACCTGACGCTAGAAGCAAATATTCTTACCAATAAACGAGAATCTACCTTGGTCATCCCAAGAAAGTATGTTTTTCGGGATTCTTTGGTAATTGCCGAATCTGGAGATACGCTACGAGTGAAGACCGGAATCAAAAACTACGAGTTTACGGAAATCTTGGAAGGACTTACTGAAGAAACCGGGTTGATTTTACCGAAGCGATGA
- a CDS encoding gliding motility lipoprotein GldH: MDKAIKVTLGALFILLFTQCNNDRIYEEYQKIKEMGWNVGDSLVYKFPNSEQMNSGTPLIGIRFNEKYPYSNCYIQLTLKDSLDRVLDKKLINVPLFNSKTGKPLGKGFGGSYTKLDTIPIQFPSGTNSVTLSPAMREEVLQGIESVGIKVSR; this comes from the coding sequence ATGGACAAGGCAATTAAGGTCACACTTGGTGCTTTATTTATCCTCTTGTTTACTCAATGTAACAACGATAGGATTTATGAAGAATACCAAAAAATCAAGGAAATGGGCTGGAATGTTGGGGATTCTCTTGTATACAAATTCCCAAATTCAGAACAAATGAACTCGGGTACTCCTCTGATAGGAATCCGATTTAATGAGAAGTATCCTTATTCCAATTGCTACATTCAACTTACCCTAAAAGATTCATTGGATCGGGTTTTGGATAAAAAATTAATCAATGTCCCTTTGTTTAATTCCAAAACAGGAAAACCTCTAGGAAAAGGATTTGGTGGATCTTATACTAAATTGGATACTATTCCAATCCAATTTCCATCAGGTACAAATTCTGTCACTCTTTCTCCCGCAATGCGCGAGGAAGTTTTGCAGGGAATTGAGTCTGTAGGAATCAAGGTAAGTAGGTAA
- a CDS encoding PSP1 domain-containing protein produces MNSFDWLAHMGIPQVDNFDIVEIKFKGGRKEYFRNVNYLALTTGDPVVVDVPNGHHIGYVSLQGELVRLQMQKRKIRDDDNITKIYRIANEKDLEKWQEAKNREIPTLYRCKQIVDELGLQMKMSDVEYQADNSKATFYYSADDRVDFRELIKILASEFKIRVEMRQISLRQEAGRIGGIGVCGRELCCSTWLVDFKNVSTSAARYQNLSLNPGKLSGQCGRLKCCLNYELDTYMDAIKDIPQVEKPLLTEQGPAKLQKTDIFRKLMWFSYNNDNDWHSITCDRVREIQTLNEQGTKVFNLQVDKSTEIEDLAAQSTRELELLDKKFAKKKKKKKKKPRTDQANASSPVNPTPAEKREAKPSSEKPANSPKPPRANVNEQNQEGDRQSSEARRRKKNRNRPKPNGPQASSPASDALSNGSGPKPENKRKFPPRRNQGPNDSSNGQGN; encoded by the coding sequence ATGAATTCTTTCGACTGGCTTGCTCACATGGGCATCCCTCAAGTCGATAACTTTGATATTGTTGAAATAAAATTTAAGGGAGGACGTAAAGAATACTTCCGAAATGTAAATTATTTAGCTCTGACTACAGGGGATCCTGTAGTAGTAGATGTGCCCAATGGACATCATATCGGATATGTTTCGCTTCAGGGAGAACTCGTGCGATTGCAAATGCAAAAGCGGAAAATCCGTGACGATGACAACATCACCAAAATCTATCGGATAGCTAATGAAAAGGACCTCGAAAAATGGCAGGAAGCCAAAAATCGGGAAATTCCAACCCTTTATCGTTGCAAGCAGATTGTGGATGAATTAGGGCTGCAAATGAAAATGTCAGATGTCGAATATCAGGCTGACAATTCCAAAGCAACCTTTTATTATTCTGCAGATGACCGGGTAGATTTTAGAGAACTGATCAAAATTCTGGCCTCAGAATTTAAAATCCGAGTGGAAATGCGCCAAATCAGCTTACGGCAGGAAGCTGGAAGAATTGGTGGAATTGGAGTTTGCGGAAGAGAGCTCTGCTGTTCTACTTGGTTGGTAGATTTCAAAAATGTATCGACCTCTGCTGCACGCTACCAAAATCTTTCCCTTAATCCGGGCAAATTAAGCGGACAATGCGGCCGATTAAAATGTTGCCTCAATTATGAGCTAGATACCTACATGGATGCTATCAAGGACATCCCACAAGTGGAGAAACCCTTGCTCACAGAACAAGGTCCTGCCAAACTCCAAAAGACTGATATTTTTAGAAAATTGATGTGGTTTAGCTACAACAATGATAATGATTGGCACAGCATTACCTGTGATAGAGTACGGGAAATACAAACTTTAAATGAGCAAGGGACCAAAGTCTTCAACTTGCAAGTTGATAAGTCTACCGAAATAGAGGATCTCGCTGCTCAATCCACTCGGGAATTGGAACTGTTGGATAAGAAGTTTGCTAAAAAGAAAAAGAAGAAAAAGAAAAAGCCTAGGACTGACCAGGCTAATGCTTCTTCTCCTGTGAATCCAACTCCAGCAGAAAAAAGAGAGGCTAAGCCTTCTTCCGAAAAACCTGCTAATTCGCCAAAGCCTCCTCGAGCGAATGTAAATGAGCAAAATCAAGAAGGTGATCGTCAATCTTCAGAAGCTCGTCGACGTAAGAAAAATAGAAATCGTCCTAAACCTAATGGACCTCAAGCTTCGTCACCAGCTTCTGATGCACTGTCGAATGGATCGGGACCAAAGCCTGAAAACAAGCGAAAATTCCCTCCAAGAAGAAATCAAGGGCCTAACGATAGCTCAAATGGACAAGGCAATTAA
- the purD gene encoding phosphoribosylamine--glycine ligase, whose product MNILLLGSGGREHAFAWKIVQSPSCTRLFVAPGNAGTAQIATNISISATDFEKLAEFILQESIGLVVVGPEEPLVRGFVDYMRSRPETSNLPIVGPSALGATLEGSKDFSKRFMQRNEIPTAAYETFTPEQIEEGLAYLETQKLPIVLKADGLAAGKGVLICQTLEEAKQELKEMLLEAKFGSASAKVVVEEFLSGIEVSVFVATDGKNYKILPEAKDYKRIGEGDTGLNTGGMGAVSPVIFADDAFMKKVEDRIVKPTIAGLEKESIDYKGFLFIGLMNTDGEPFVIEYNVRMGDPETEAVLPRIESDFVELLMGIATQTLSQHQLQISKNYATTVVMVSGGYPGNYEKGFTISLPDQTAGSVVFHAGTGINSNGSLINQGGRVLAITGFGESLDTALQNAYETVGKISWEKAYFRRDIGQDLKKLS is encoded by the coding sequence ATGAACATACTCTTATTGGGAAGCGGAGGCAGAGAACATGCCTTTGCTTGGAAGATTGTACAAAGTCCATCTTGTACCCGCCTTTTTGTGGCACCTGGAAATGCAGGAACCGCACAAATAGCCACTAATATTTCCATTTCAGCTACAGATTTTGAAAAGCTGGCTGAATTCATTCTCCAGGAATCCATCGGTCTCGTGGTGGTAGGACCTGAAGAACCATTGGTTCGGGGCTTTGTTGATTATATGCGTTCCAGACCAGAAACTTCTAATTTACCTATCGTAGGACCAAGCGCCCTAGGGGCAACCTTGGAAGGAAGTAAAGATTTTTCAAAGCGATTTATGCAACGCAATGAAATCCCAACTGCTGCTTACGAAACCTTTACTCCTGAACAAATTGAAGAAGGATTAGCCTACCTAGAAACTCAAAAACTTCCTATCGTACTCAAAGCAGATGGCTTGGCAGCTGGTAAAGGCGTATTGATTTGCCAAACTTTGGAAGAAGCGAAACAAGAATTAAAAGAGATGCTTCTAGAAGCGAAATTTGGAAGTGCCTCTGCAAAGGTGGTGGTTGAGGAGTTTTTATCCGGAATTGAAGTTTCCGTTTTTGTGGCGACAGATGGTAAAAATTACAAAATCCTACCAGAAGCAAAAGATTACAAGCGTATTGGAGAAGGTGACACGGGTTTAAACACCGGTGGAATGGGAGCAGTAAGTCCGGTAATTTTTGCAGATGATGCTTTCATGAAGAAAGTGGAAGATCGGATTGTAAAACCCACTATTGCTGGATTAGAAAAAGAATCCATTGATTATAAAGGCTTTTTATTCATTGGGTTAATGAATACAGACGGGGAACCATTTGTCATTGAGTACAATGTTCGAATGGGAGATCCAGAAACTGAAGCCGTTTTGCCTCGAATAGAAAGTGATTTTGTGGAGTTATTAATGGGCATTGCCACCCAGACTCTTTCTCAACATCAGCTCCAAATTTCAAAAAATTATGCTACTACCGTGGTGATGGTAAGCGGTGGATACCCCGGGAATTATGAAAAAGGATTTACAATTAGCCTCCCTGATCAAACTGCTGGAAGTGTTGTTTTTCATGCTGGAACTGGAATCAATTCAAACGGCAGCCTAATCAATCAAGGTGGTCGAGTTTTAGCCATCACGGGCTTTGGAGAGTCTCTAGACACTGCTCTTCAAAATGCCTATGAAACAGTAGGTAAGATTTCATGGGAAAAGGCCTATTTTCGAAGAGATATTGGTCAAGATCTGAAAAAACTAAGTTGA
- the recQ gene encoding DNA helicase RecQ: MEEKVKAELKRIFGFSQFRGNQELIVDNLLKNRNTFVIMPTGAGKSLCYQLPAVVNEGTAIVISPLIALMKNQVDQLNAVGINAHFLNSTLTKSEATKVKSEVLKGKTKLLYVAPESLTKEENVNFLKEANLSFVAIDEAHCISEWGHDFRPEYRKIKSIVGQIAPNLPIIALTATATPKVQQDIQKNLQMEEADLFKSSFNRTNLFYEVRPKVKNESKKALIKFIKQHKGKSGIIYCLSRKKVEEIAELLKVNQINAAPYHAGLDASVRIKTQDDFLNEELDVIVATIAFGMGIDKPDVRYVIHYDVPKSLEGYYQETGRAGRDGLEGHCLMFYRYEDILKLDKFNKDKAVTERENAKILLQEMAAYSETGVCRRKFILNYFGEVMEEDCGFCDNCKREREVYEGIDFIQTALDTVDQTKERFSLEHLVRVIRGERDEYVASYKHDQLSVFGKGAEESEKHWTSIIRQAMILNFLEKDIEAYGILKVTRKGREFLEAPYSIDLVRDHDFDKISESETADLPVSSGPAYDEKLFELLKAERKRVAKTKGLPPYVIFQDPSLEEMATVYPTTKEELAQINGVGMGKVAKFGAPFLKLIATYVEENEIETASEVVVKTSGNRSKVKISIIQQIDRKIDLDEIAENLSMSVNDLLHEIEQIIYSGTKLNIDYYIHHIMDEEREEILHDYFMNAETDHIKTALEELADEDFAEDELRVYRIKFISEHAN; the protein is encoded by the coding sequence GTGGAGGAAAAAGTAAAAGCTGAGCTCAAACGAATCTTCGGATTCAGTCAGTTCCGAGGCAATCAGGAACTGATTGTAGACAACCTGCTTAAGAACAGGAATACCTTCGTAATCATGCCCACAGGCGCTGGTAAATCCCTTTGTTACCAATTACCAGCGGTAGTAAATGAAGGTACTGCAATTGTCATTTCTCCCTTGATCGCCTTGATGAAAAATCAAGTAGATCAATTGAATGCCGTGGGAATCAATGCCCACTTTCTGAATTCTACCCTTACCAAATCGGAAGCGACCAAGGTTAAAAGTGAAGTTCTCAAAGGAAAAACTAAGTTGCTTTATGTTGCTCCGGAATCGTTAACCAAAGAAGAGAATGTCAATTTTCTCAAAGAGGCAAATCTCAGCTTTGTTGCAATAGACGAGGCCCATTGTATTTCTGAATGGGGACATGATTTTAGGCCTGAATACCGAAAAATCAAATCCATTGTGGGGCAAATTGCACCCAATCTCCCAATCATCGCGCTTACAGCTACAGCTACACCAAAGGTTCAGCAGGACATTCAAAAAAACCTGCAAATGGAGGAGGCTGATTTATTCAAGTCTTCATTCAATCGAACCAACCTTTTCTATGAGGTTCGTCCCAAAGTAAAAAATGAGTCCAAGAAAGCCCTTATCAAGTTCATCAAGCAGCATAAAGGCAAATCAGGGATTATTTATTGCCTCAGCCGAAAGAAAGTAGAAGAAATAGCGGAACTGCTTAAAGTGAATCAGATCAATGCAGCTCCCTATCACGCAGGATTGGATGCTTCGGTACGAATCAAGACCCAAGATGATTTTCTGAATGAAGAGCTCGATGTCATCGTCGCTACGATTGCCTTTGGAATGGGGATTGACAAACCAGATGTCCGATATGTAATCCACTACGATGTGCCGAAATCCTTGGAAGGCTATTACCAAGAAACTGGTCGAGCAGGTAGAGACGGATTGGAAGGACATTGCTTAATGTTCTATCGCTATGAAGACATCCTCAAGCTTGATAAATTCAACAAGGACAAGGCTGTAACCGAACGAGAAAATGCCAAAATCCTCCTTCAGGAAATGGCTGCTTACTCTGAAACAGGAGTTTGCAGGCGGAAATTTATCCTGAATTACTTCGGAGAAGTGATGGAAGAGGATTGTGGATTTTGCGATAATTGCAAGCGCGAACGAGAGGTGTACGAGGGAATAGATTTTATTCAAACTGCCCTTGACACAGTGGACCAAACCAAGGAACGCTTTTCATTAGAACACCTTGTACGTGTCATTCGAGGTGAAAGAGATGAATATGTAGCTAGCTACAAACATGATCAGTTGAGCGTTTTTGGAAAAGGAGCCGAAGAATCTGAAAAACACTGGACCTCGATTATCAGGCAAGCTATGATTCTAAACTTCTTAGAAAAGGACATAGAAGCCTACGGAATACTCAAGGTAACCAGAAAGGGACGAGAGTTTTTGGAAGCTCCTTATTCAATAGATCTTGTTCGAGATCATGATTTTGACAAAATCTCTGAATCAGAAACGGCTGATTTGCCCGTTAGCTCTGGTCCAGCATACGATGAAAAGCTGTTTGAACTTCTAAAGGCTGAACGGAAACGAGTAGCAAAAACCAAAGGTCTTCCTCCTTATGTGATTTTCCAAGATCCTTCCTTGGAAGAAATGGCGACTGTTTACCCTACAACCAAAGAAGAGCTTGCTCAAATTAATGGTGTAGGAATGGGAAAAGTGGCCAAATTTGGAGCTCCTTTCTTAAAACTTATTGCCACTTACGTCGAAGAAAATGAAATTGAGACTGCTTCGGAAGTAGTCGTGAAAACTTCCGGAAATCGCTCGAAAGTCAAAATTTCGATCATCCAGCAGATTGACCGCAAAATCGACTTGGATGAAATCGCCGAGAACTTGAGCATGTCAGTCAATGATCTGCTTCATGAAATTGAACAAATTATTTACAGCGGAACCAAACTAAATATCGATTACTACATTCATCATATCATGGATGAAGAGCGTGAAGAAATCCTCCATGATTATTTTATGAATGCGGAAACCGATCACATAAAAACTGCATTGGAAGAATTAGCTGATGAAGATTTTGCCGAAGACGAACTTCGAGTCTATCGCATCAAGTTTATTTCTGAACATGCCAATTAA
- a CDS encoding KpsF/GutQ family sugar-phosphate isomerase yields MNLAQNIRNTATRVLQNESEAIHSLIAQIDQDFEACVDRILHSEGRVVLTGVGKSAIIANKIVATLNSTGTPALFMHAADAIHGDLGMIQEHDIVICISKSGNTPEIKVLVPLLKKMGAVLVALVSNVDSYLAEQADYVLNASITAEACPHNLAPTTSTTVHLALGDALAVCLLEARGFTSDDFAKYHPGGSLGKQLYLKVGDVISKNQVPVVSGDAGVAEVIVEISGKRLGATAVVDQDERLLGIITDGDLRRMLQKTLEIQNLKASDIMSANPKTISKDEFAVRAFNLMRNHNITQLVAMDGEKIAGFIHIHDLMKEGIV; encoded by the coding sequence TTGAATTTAGCACAAAATATTAGAAATACTGCTACCCGTGTCCTTCAAAATGAATCTGAGGCCATCCACTCGCTTATTGCACAGATTGATCAAGATTTTGAAGCATGCGTAGATCGCATTCTCCATAGTGAGGGACGTGTTGTTTTAACGGGTGTAGGTAAAAGTGCTATCATAGCCAATAAGATTGTTGCCACATTAAACTCAACGGGTACACCAGCACTTTTTATGCATGCGGCAGATGCGATTCACGGTGATTTGGGAATGATCCAGGAGCATGATATCGTGATCTGTATATCCAAATCAGGGAATACGCCAGAGATAAAAGTGCTTGTTCCTCTACTCAAGAAAATGGGAGCGGTTTTGGTCGCTCTTGTGTCCAATGTTGATTCCTATTTGGCGGAGCAAGCAGATTATGTCCTGAATGCCTCGATAACAGCGGAAGCTTGTCCTCACAATTTAGCCCCAACTACCTCTACCACAGTGCATCTTGCACTAGGTGACGCTTTAGCGGTTTGTCTCTTGGAAGCTAGGGGATTCACTTCTGATGATTTTGCCAAATACCATCCTGGAGGTTCTTTAGGGAAGCAACTGTACTTAAAAGTGGGAGATGTTATTTCCAAAAATCAGGTTCCAGTGGTCTCAGGAGATGCCGGTGTGGCGGAGGTTATTGTGGAGATTTCAGGAAAAAGACTGGGAGCAACTGCAGTTGTGGATCAAGATGAACGACTATTGGGGATAATTACCGACGGGGATTTGCGCAGAATGCTCCAGAAAACCTTGGAAATTCAAAATTTGAAAGCATCAGATATTATGTCTGCAAATCCAAAAACGATTTCAAAGGATGAATTTGCCGTTCGTGCATTTAATCTGATGCGTAATCACAACATTACACAATTGGTAGCCATGGATGGAGAAAAAATCGCAGGATTTATCCATATTCATGATCTTATGAAAGAAGGTATCGTCTAA
- a CDS encoding mannose-1-phosphate guanylyltransferase: MQDKPYIVIMAGGVGSRFWPSSRNTKPKQFLDILGTGRTLLQMTFDRFSEVASPDQFLVVTHFSYTDLVKEQLPELAEHQILAEPLRRNTAACIAYAAFRIQAIDPNAVMIVTPVDHLILQENKFLQAIHHAVASAAEDGKLITLGIKPNQPATGYGYIQYHENDQKIALKVKTFTEKPSLKLAKTFLDSGDFVWNSGMFVWKAKSFIDQLHIHLPDMADAFEGGQQIFGTSAEKEFINRAYSLVKNISIDYGLMEKSDQVYVILGDFGWSDLGSWHSLHDLRSKDEHNNVVEANAVLFETQNSYIKTDSDKLVVIQGLENYLVNESDNVLLICKLDAEEKFRDFVATAKKKSEDYI; the protein is encoded by the coding sequence ATGCAGGACAAACCCTATATTGTCATCATGGCCGGGGGCGTAGGTTCCCGTTTTTGGCCATCTAGTCGAAATACTAAGCCGAAGCAATTTTTGGATATTTTAGGTACGGGGCGTACGCTCCTTCAGATGACCTTTGATCGGTTTAGTGAAGTAGCATCTCCAGATCAGTTTTTGGTGGTCACTCATTTTTCTTACACAGATCTTGTCAAAGAGCAGCTTCCTGAATTGGCTGAGCATCAAATTTTGGCTGAGCCCCTTCGAAGAAATACAGCGGCTTGCATCGCCTATGCAGCTTTTAGAATTCAGGCCATTGATCCGAATGCAGTTATGATCGTGACTCCAGTAGATCATTTGATTCTGCAGGAGAATAAATTTCTACAAGCTATCCATCATGCAGTTGCCTCTGCTGCTGAGGATGGGAAACTGATTACTCTTGGGATTAAACCCAACCAGCCTGCCACAGGATATGGGTATATTCAATATCACGAGAATGACCAGAAGATTGCCTTAAAGGTGAAAACCTTCACTGAAAAACCATCTCTGAAGCTTGCCAAAACCTTTTTGGATAGTGGTGATTTTGTCTGGAATTCGGGAATGTTTGTCTGGAAGGCCAAGAGCTTTATCGATCAACTTCACATTCATCTCCCTGACATGGCTGATGCCTTTGAAGGTGGGCAGCAGATCTTTGGTACTAGTGCTGAAAAAGAATTTATCAATCGAGCATATTCCCTGGTTAAAAATATCTCGATCGATTACGGCTTAATGGAAAAATCAGACCAAGTATATGTGATTCTGGGAGATTTTGGTTGGTCAGATTTGGGCTCATGGCATAGTCTTCATGATCTAAGATCGAAAGATGAGCACAATAATGTGGTCGAAGCCAATGCGGTTCTATTCGAAACCCAAAATTCCTACATTAAAACAGATTCCGATAAACTAGTGGTAATCCAAGGCTTGGAAAATTACCTGGTCAATGAATCTGACAATGTATTATTGATTTGTAAACTGGATGCCGAAGAAAAGTTTAGAGATTTTGTGGCAACTGCAAAAAAGAAAAGCGAGGATTATATTTAA
- the rlmB gene encoding 23S rRNA (guanosine(2251)-2'-O)-methyltransferase RlmB: MEKRKDGFLIDKGAQDKDVIFGTRAVMEAIHAGKEIDKILVQKELNNDLIKELLQACKGANIPVVRVPEGKLQRITRKNHQGVIAQMSAIAYASLDHVIDSCYAIGKAPLVLVLDQITDVRNFGAIARTAECAGVDAIIIPERGSAQINSDAIKTSAGALNFIPVVRVKNLFYTCRDLQKMGLALVAITEKTEKLMYEADMAAPVALVMGSEEDGISQEIMGICDEKVKIPMSGNIESLNVSVSAGVAVYEAIRQRKA; this comes from the coding sequence ATGGAGAAGCGGAAGGATGGCTTTCTAATCGATAAAGGAGCCCAAGACAAAGACGTCATATTCGGTACCCGAGCAGTCATGGAGGCAATTCATGCAGGCAAGGAGATCGACAAAATCCTTGTCCAAAAAGAGTTGAATAATGACTTGATCAAAGAACTGCTTCAAGCCTGTAAGGGAGCCAATATCCCTGTAGTTCGTGTACCAGAGGGCAAACTTCAACGCATTACCCGAAAAAATCATCAAGGTGTAATTGCTCAGATGTCGGCTATTGCCTATGCCTCTTTAGATCATGTGATTGATTCCTGCTATGCGATTGGAAAAGCTCCATTGGTGTTGGTTTTGGATCAAATAACCGATGTTCGAAACTTTGGAGCGATTGCCAGAACCGCTGAATGTGCAGGAGTAGATGCTATCATTATCCCTGAGCGAGGAAGTGCACAGATTAACTCGGATGCCATCAAGACCTCTGCAGGAGCATTGAATTTCATTCCTGTGGTGAGAGTGAAAAATTTATTCTACACCTGTCGAGACCTGCAAAAAATGGGATTGGCGCTGGTTGCTATCACCGAAAAGACCGAAAAGCTCATGTACGAGGCAGACATGGCTGCACCTGTTGCTTTGGTTATGGGATCGGAAGAAGATGGAATCTCTCAGGAGATTATGGGAATTTGTGATGAAAAAGTAAAAATCCCAATGAGCGGAAATATTGAAAGCTTAAATGTCTCCGTTTCTGCAGGAGTAGCAGTTTATGAAGCCATCAGGCAACGAAAAGCCTAA